A window of Lysobacter terrestris contains these coding sequences:
- a CDS encoding helix-turn-helix transcriptional regulator has translation MAELRHLGQTQQALLRHMLQQPEGIGVEALCERLRISHNAVRQHLNTLLVKGWVERMPPRPTGGRPEARFRLTAEAHALFPRNYAQIAGALMQGVIARLGDDGARELLVALGQDLGAAEPVPDPQLPREDVAAALAKRMDEVGYEAVATQRGGEAQVEAYNCVFHALARAHPDVCRFDVAFMEAASGHRIHHMECIVRGGHVCRFRIGEVKAKG, from the coding sequence ATGGCCGAACTCCGCCACCTCGGACAGACGCAACAGGCGCTGCTGCGGCACATGCTGCAGCAGCCCGAGGGGATCGGCGTGGAAGCGTTGTGCGAGCGCCTGCGCATCAGCCACAACGCGGTGCGGCAACACCTCAACACGCTGCTGGTGAAGGGCTGGGTGGAGCGGATGCCGCCGCGACCGACCGGCGGCCGCCCAGAGGCGCGCTTCCGCCTCACCGCCGAGGCGCACGCGTTGTTCCCGCGCAACTACGCGCAGATCGCCGGGGCGTTGATGCAGGGCGTGATCGCGCGGCTGGGCGACGACGGCGCGCGCGAACTGCTGGTGGCGCTGGGCCAGGACCTGGGCGCGGCCGAGCCGGTGCCCGATCCGCAACTGCCGCGCGAGGACGTCGCCGCCGCGCTGGCGAAGCGCATGGATGAAGTGGGTTACGAAGCGGTCGCCACGCAGCGCGGCGGCGAGGCGCAGGTCGAGGCCTACAACTGCGTGTTCCACGCGCTTGCCCGCGCGCACCCGGACGTGTGCCGCTTCGACGTCGCCTTCATGGAAGCGGCCTCCGGGCATCGCATCCACCACATGGAATGCATCGTGCGCGGTGGGCATGTATGCCGGTTCCGCATTGGCGAGGTGAAGGCGAAGGGGTGA